One genomic segment of Tiliqua scincoides isolate rTilSci1 chromosome 6, rTilSci1.hap2, whole genome shotgun sequence includes these proteins:
- the PIGY gene encoding phosphatidylinositol N-acetylglucosaminyltransferase subunit Y — MFLSLPTMTVLVPLLSLAGLFYSASVDENFPQGCTSTTSLCFYSLLLPVTIPVYVFFHLWTWMGLKLFRHN; from the coding sequence ATGTTTCTGTCACTACCTACAATGACTGTTCTTGTTCCACTCTTGTCTTTGGCTGGTCTGTTTTATTCCGCCAGTGTGGATGAAAACTTTCCCCAGGGCTGTACCAGTACAACCAGCCTCTGTTTCTACAGCCTCCTGCTTCCAGTTACGATCCCAGTTTATGTGTTTTTCCACCTTTGGACTTGGATGGGCCTTAAACTCTTCCGCCACAACTAA
- the PYURF gene encoding protein preY, mitochondrial has translation MLARRLRLLPGSLQRALCAAETGEGAARPAPRPQPPLEPALLGILVCPLSKKPLRYEESTNELINEELGIAYPVVDGIPNMIPQAARMMGKEKQEKDSEQT, from the exons ATGCTGGCGCGGCGGCTGCGGCTCCTGCCTGGCTCCCTGCAGCGGGCGCTCTGCGCAGCCGAGACTGGCGAGGGGGCGGCCAGGCCGGCCCCGCGCCCGCAGCCCCCTCTCGAGCCCGCCCTACTGGGCATCCTGGTGTGCCCGCTGTCCAAGAAGCCGCTCAG GTATGAAGAATCCACCAATGAATTAATTAACGAAGAGCTGGGCATCGCGTATCCCGTTGTGGATGGCATCCCTAATATGATACCCCAGGCCGCAAGGATGATGGGCAAAGAGAAGCAAGAGAAGGACTCAGAGCAGACATAA